One window from the genome of Streptomyces sp. NBC_01476 encodes:
- a CDS encoding glycoside hydrolase family 9 protein, translated as MPFRRSAGSRANRGARAVLTGLTAAALLAGLSLTGGAGRAEAGEVTTAGLVRVNQVGYAGDGAKEAFLLAGSAVSGAAWRLVDSHGRAVASGRTTASLGTWNTAYRAVYLIDFSAVRTPGTYHLVVSGAATGTSPRFTIGSPAEVSGKPAADATAFFQAQRDGADTIPGQLRREPSHLNDARASVYAWPSFTDPDSDTITAAPRKLGGPVDVSGGWFDAGDYLKFTETTSYAVAALQIAALRTGAGPKSALGEEAQHGLDWLDKMWDEKTRTLYIQVGIGSGTEDGSVVGDHDVWRLPELDDTDSADPLLRNRPVFRAAAPGSLISPNQAGRLAADFALAAQRFAASDRTRARGYLATAAQIYGLADTRPGQLVTTVPYGYYPETSWQDDLAFGGAELALAAQRLGDHRASAWLAQAAGWAKGHQREDGADTLNMYDTSALADLDLARAVKAAGKPKGLAVSYGGLIGFVRGQLDTGRDRAAADPFHAGAVYDDFDADSHTMGLAATVRLYQAVTGDSSYDRFGTQQLDWLLGANAWGTSFMVGEGSTFPECTAGELGNLAGSLNGKRPLEVGAIVNGPNGSGQFADGLGDYLDGMRPCPPAGDPFGAFTGHGSTYVDDVRSWQSSEPALDMDASGLLAFALSRGYRS; from the coding sequence ATGCCGTTCCGTCGTAGCGCCGGCAGCAGGGCGAACCGCGGGGCCAGGGCCGTACTGACCGGGCTGACCGCCGCCGCCCTGCTGGCCGGCCTCTCGCTGACCGGCGGGGCGGGCCGCGCGGAGGCCGGCGAGGTCACCACCGCGGGGCTGGTCCGGGTCAATCAGGTCGGGTACGCCGGCGACGGCGCGAAGGAAGCCTTCCTGCTCGCCGGTTCGGCCGTGTCGGGGGCGGCCTGGCGGCTGGTGGACAGCCATGGGCGGGCGGTCGCGTCGGGGCGGACCACGGCGAGCCTGGGGACGTGGAACACCGCGTACCGGGCCGTCTACCTGATCGACTTCAGCGCGGTACGGACCCCGGGCACCTACCACCTGGTGGTCAGCGGCGCCGCCACCGGCACCTCCCCGCGGTTCACCATCGGCTCCCCCGCCGAGGTGTCCGGGAAGCCGGCCGCCGACGCCACCGCCTTCTTCCAGGCCCAGCGGGACGGCGCGGACACGATCCCCGGGCAGTTGCGGCGCGAACCGTCGCACCTGAACGACGCCAGGGCATCGGTCTACGCCTGGCCGTCCTTCACCGATCCGGACAGCGACACGATCACCGCCGCGCCGCGGAAGCTCGGCGGGCCGGTGGACGTCTCGGGCGGCTGGTTCGACGCGGGCGACTACCTGAAGTTCACCGAGACCACCTCGTACGCCGTCGCGGCGCTCCAGATCGCCGCGCTGCGCACCGGCGCCGGCCCGAAGTCCGCGCTGGGCGAGGAGGCGCAGCACGGTCTGGACTGGCTGGACAAGATGTGGGACGAGAAGACCCGCACCCTCTACATCCAGGTCGGCATCGGCTCGGGCACCGAGGACGGCAGCGTCGTCGGCGACCACGACGTGTGGCGGCTGCCGGAACTCGACGACACCGACAGCGCCGATCCGCTGCTGCGGAACCGTCCGGTCTTCCGGGCCGCCGCCCCCGGCTCGCTGATCAGCCCCAACCAGGCCGGGCGGCTCGCCGCCGACTTCGCGCTGGCCGCGCAGCGGTTCGCTGCGAGCGACCGGACCAGGGCCCGCGGCTATCTGGCGACGGCCGCGCAGATCTACGGCCTGGCCGACACCCGGCCTGGGCAGCTCGTCACCACCGTCCCGTACGGCTACTACCCGGAGACCAGCTGGCAGGACGACCTGGCCTTCGGCGGCGCCGAACTGGCCCTCGCGGCCCAGCGGCTGGGCGACCACCGGGCCTCGGCCTGGCTGGCACAGGCGGCGGGCTGGGCGAAGGGCCACCAGCGCGAGGACGGCGCGGACACCCTCAACATGTACGACACCAGCGCGCTCGCCGACCTCGATCTGGCCCGCGCGGTGAAGGCGGCGGGCAAGCCGAAGGGCCTGGCGGTGTCGTACGGCGGGCTGATCGGCTTCGTGCGGGGGCAGCTGGACACCGGGCGGGACCGGGCGGCGGCCGATCCCTTCCACGCGGGCGCCGTCTACGACGACTTCGACGCGGACTCGCACACGATGGGTCTGGCGGCGACCGTGCGGCTGTACCAGGCGGTGACCGGCGACAGCTCGTACGACCGGTTCGGTACGCAGCAGCTCGACTGGCTGCTGGGCGCGAACGCCTGGGGCACGTCCTTCATGGTCGGCGAGGGCAGCACCTTCCCGGAGTGCACCGCTGGCGAGCTGGGCAACCTCGCGGGCAGCCTGAACGGGAAGCGGCCGCTGGAAGTGGGCGCGATCGTCAACGGGCCCAACGGCTCCGGGCAGTTCGCCGACGGCCTCGGCGACTACCTGGACGGGATGCGGCCCTGCCCGCCGGCCGGGGACCCGTTCGGCGCCTTCACCGGCCACGGCAGCACCTACGTGGACGACGTCAGGTCCTGGCAGAGCTCGGAGCCGGCGCTGGACATGGACGCGTCGGGCCTGCTGGCCTTCGCGCTGAGCCGGGGGTACCGGAGTTAG
- a CDS encoding GNAT family N-acetyltransferase codes for MRTAVVPVEEIFALRWAVLRTGMPRETAVYPEDSRGDTFHIAVYDDAGAVKGCVTFFPDPLPGDTALAYRFRGMGSSPEVRGQGFGAAALNAGLREAAARGAALGWCNGRVSATGFYEHLGFTATGEEFSIQPSGPHYVFVTKDLDR; via the coding sequence ATGCGGACCGCCGTCGTACCCGTCGAGGAGATCTTCGCCCTGCGGTGGGCGGTGCTGCGCACCGGGATGCCGCGCGAGACCGCCGTCTATCCGGAGGACTCGCGCGGCGACACCTTCCACATAGCGGTGTACGACGACGCCGGAGCGGTCAAGGGCTGTGTGACCTTCTTCCCCGACCCGCTGCCCGGCGACACCGCCCTCGCCTACCGCTTCCGCGGCATGGGCAGCTCACCCGAGGTCCGCGGCCAGGGCTTCGGCGCCGCCGCCCTCAACGCCGGCCTGCGCGAGGCCGCCGCCCGCGGCGCCGCACTCGGCTGGTGCAACGGCCGCGTCTCCGCCACCGGCTTCTACGAGCACCTGGGCTTCACCGCGACCGGCGAGGAGTTCAGCATCCAGCCGAGCGGCCCGCACTACGTCTTCGTCACCAAGGACCTCGACCGCTAA
- a CDS encoding NAD(P)/FAD-dependent oxidoreductase, with translation MVDAHQTFVIVGAGLAGAKAAETLRSEGFTGRVILIGDERDHPYERPLLSKGYLTGGSERDAVFVQQTGWYAEHDVELHLGQPVVHLDRAAHTVTLGDGTTLQYDKLLLATGAEPRRLDIPGTDLAGVHHLRRLAHADRLKNVLTNLGRENGHLVIAGGGWIGLEVAAAARGYGAEVTIVEPSPTPLHAVLGPELGSVFTDLHAEHGVRFQFGRRLTEITGQDGMVLAAITDDGEEHPAHDVLAAIGAAPRTALAESAGLTLADRSQGGGIAVDASLRTSDPDIYAAGDVANAEHPLLGERLRVEHWANALNGGPAAARAMLGQEVAYDRIPYFFSDQYDLGMEFSGHAAPGGYDQVVCRGDVGKRQFIAFWLRDGRVLAGMNVNVWDVTEAIQQLIRSGRPVDPDALADPSVALASLLD, from the coding sequence GTGGTGGACGCACACCAGACCTTCGTGATCGTCGGAGCGGGGCTCGCCGGGGCGAAGGCCGCGGAGACGCTCCGGTCCGAGGGATTCACCGGCCGGGTGATACTGATCGGCGACGAACGCGACCACCCCTACGAACGCCCACTGCTCTCCAAGGGCTATCTCACCGGCGGCTCCGAGCGGGACGCCGTCTTCGTCCAGCAGACCGGCTGGTACGCCGAGCACGACGTCGAGCTGCACCTCGGCCAGCCGGTGGTGCACCTGGACCGCGCCGCGCACACCGTCACCCTCGGCGACGGCACCACGCTGCAGTACGACAAGCTGCTGCTCGCCACCGGTGCCGAGCCGCGCCGGCTGGACATCCCCGGCACCGACCTGGCCGGCGTGCACCACCTGCGCCGCCTCGCGCACGCCGACCGGCTGAAGAACGTGCTGACCAACCTCGGCCGGGAGAACGGCCACCTGGTGATCGCCGGGGGCGGCTGGATCGGCCTGGAGGTGGCCGCCGCCGCCCGCGGTTACGGCGCCGAGGTGACCATCGTCGAGCCCTCCCCGACGCCCCTGCACGCGGTGCTCGGCCCGGAGCTGGGGTCGGTCTTCACCGATCTGCACGCCGAGCACGGCGTCCGCTTCCAGTTCGGCCGCAGGCTCACCGAGATCACCGGCCAGGACGGCATGGTGCTGGCCGCGATCACCGACGACGGCGAGGAGCACCCGGCCCACGACGTGCTCGCCGCGATCGGCGCCGCGCCGCGTACCGCGCTCGCCGAGTCCGCAGGACTGACGCTGGCCGACAGGTCCCAGGGCGGCGGCATCGCGGTCGACGCGTCGCTGCGCACCTCCGACCCCGACATCTACGCCGCCGGTGACGTGGCCAACGCCGAGCACCCGCTGCTGGGGGAGAGGCTGCGCGTCGAGCACTGGGCGAACGCCCTCAACGGCGGCCCGGCCGCCGCCCGCGCCATGCTCGGCCAGGAGGTGGCGTACGACAGGATTCCGTACTTCTTCTCCGACCAGTACGACCTCGGCATGGAGTTCTCCGGGCACGCCGCCCCGGGCGGCTACGACCAGGTGGTCTGCCGCGGGGACGTCGGAAAGCGGCAGTTCATCGCCTTCTGGCTGCGCGACGGCCGGGTGCTGGCCGGGATGAACGTCAATGTGTGGGACGTCACCGAGGCGATCCAGCAGCTGATCCGCTCCGGGCGCCCGGTGGACCCCGACGCCCTGGCCGATCCCTCGGTCGCGCTAGCCTCTCTCCTGGACTGA
- a CDS encoding deoxyguanosinetriphosphate triphosphohydrolase: MERENRPAAVATAHPGPYERYGPYGSADLERYVPEPDKRPGRTAFQRDRARVLHSAALRRLAGKTQVVDPGASGAAVTDTSPRTRLTHSLECAQVGRELGAALGCDPDLVETACLAHDLGHPPFGHNGELVLAEFAADCGGFEGNAQSLRLLTRIEPKRFVAAPEGGVVSVGLNLTRAALDAATKYPWPRGGHPTAPGSPKFGVYEDDLPVFGWLRDGAPGDRRCFEAQVMDWADDVAYCAHDVEDALQAGHIDPRALRSAADRAEVFGCAAARYAPPGTDPAELAAALDRLLDQPWWPHRYDGSALDQARLKDAASQLIGRFCLAAESATRERYGTARLTRYGAELVVPHEQRLESAVLKAVADRYVMQRAAQARRRAEQRVVIGELAQTLLERAPYGLDPQFRALFEAAADDRGRRRAVVDQIASLTDAAATALHARLTD, from the coding sequence ATGGAACGCGAGAACCGACCGGCCGCCGTGGCCACCGCGCACCCCGGACCGTACGAGCGCTACGGACCGTACGGCTCGGCGGACCTGGAGCGCTATGTGCCCGAGCCGGACAAACGCCCCGGGCGCACCGCGTTCCAGCGTGACCGGGCCAGGGTGCTGCACTCCGCCGCGCTGCGCCGGCTGGCCGGCAAGACCCAGGTGGTCGACCCCGGGGCGAGCGGCGCCGCGGTCACCGACACCAGCCCGCGGACCCGGCTCACCCACTCGCTGGAGTGCGCGCAGGTCGGCCGCGAGCTGGGCGCGGCGCTCGGCTGCGACCCGGACCTGGTGGAGACCGCCTGCCTGGCGCACGACCTCGGGCACCCGCCCTTCGGGCACAACGGCGAACTGGTGCTGGCCGAATTCGCCGCGGACTGCGGGGGGTTCGAGGGGAACGCGCAGAGCCTGCGGCTGCTGACCCGCATCGAGCCCAAGCGGTTCGTGGCCGCGCCCGAGGGCGGCGTGGTCAGCGTCGGCCTCAATCTCACCCGGGCCGCGCTGGACGCGGCCACCAAATACCCCTGGCCGCGCGGCGGGCACCCGACCGCGCCGGGCAGCCCCAAGTTCGGGGTGTACGAGGACGACCTGCCGGTCTTCGGCTGGCTGCGGGACGGCGCACCCGGCGACCGGCGCTGCTTCGAGGCGCAGGTCATGGACTGGGCGGACGATGTCGCCTACTGCGCGCACGACGTGGAGGACGCCCTCCAGGCGGGACACATCGACCCCCGGGCGCTGCGCTCGGCCGCCGACCGCGCCGAGGTGTTCGGCTGCGCCGCCGCGCGGTACGCCCCGCCCGGCACCGACCCGGCCGAGCTGGCCGCCGCCCTCGACCGGCTGCTCGACCAGCCCTGGTGGCCGCACCGCTACGACGGCAGCGCGCTGGACCAGGCGCGCCTGAAGGACGCCGCCTCCCAGCTCATCGGCCGTTTCTGCCTCGCCGCAGAGAGCGCCACCCGCGAGCGGTACGGCACCGCCCGGCTCACCCGGTACGGCGCCGAGCTGGTCGTCCCGCACGAGCAGCGCCTGGAGTCCGCGGTGCTCAAGGCGGTCGCCGACCGGTATGTGATGCAGCGCGCCGCGCAGGCACGGCGGCGCGCCGAGCAGCGGGTCGTCATCGGGGAGCTGGCGCAGACCCTGCTGGAGCGGGCACCGTACGGGCTCGACCCGCAGTTCCGCGCCCTGTTCGAAGCTGCCGCCGACGACCGGGGACGCCGTCGCGCGGTGGTGGACCAGATCGCCTCGCTGACGGACGCGGCGGCGACCGCGCTGCACGCCAGACTCACCGACTGA
- a CDS encoding sirohydrochlorin chelatase, with protein MTFRRPALVAVAHGSRDPQALRTVRALLDRVRARRPGLDVRLGHIELNEPLLADTLAGLRGGAVLVPLLLGRGHHVTVDLPRALAAAAHLRGTVAAPLGPHPLLAQVLHARLLEAAKPGEGPPEAVVLAAAGSRSPGSAAGTARTAALLGALLGGIPVRPAFASAAAPTVPEAVAAFEARGLRRIAVASCFTAPGRFAAQVRAAAPWIAAAPLGDHEAMARLVLHRYDRAAGAPLPPAAPAAGVYVRM; from the coding sequence ATGACCTTCCGCCGTCCCGCCCTGGTCGCCGTCGCGCACGGCAGCCGCGACCCGCAGGCGCTGCGGACCGTACGCGCGCTGCTCGACCGGGTACGGGCCCGCCGCCCCGGCCTCGACGTCCGCCTCGGCCACATCGAGCTGAACGAGCCGCTGCTCGCCGACACGCTCGCCGGACTGCGCGGCGGCGCCGTCCTCGTACCGCTGCTGCTCGGCCGCGGCCACCACGTCACGGTGGACCTGCCGCGGGCGCTGGCCGCGGCCGCCCACCTGCGGGGCACGGTCGCCGCGCCGCTCGGCCCGCATCCGCTGCTGGCGCAGGTGCTGCACGCCCGCCTGCTGGAGGCGGCCAAGCCCGGCGAAGGACCGCCCGAGGCCGTGGTGCTGGCCGCCGCCGGGTCCCGCAGTCCCGGGTCGGCCGCCGGCACCGCCCGTACCGCCGCCCTGCTCGGCGCCCTGCTCGGCGGCATCCCGGTACGGCCGGCCTTCGCCTCCGCCGCCGCCCCGACCGTCCCCGAAGCGGTCGCCGCGTTCGAGGCCCGCGGTCTGCGCCGGATCGCCGTCGCGAGCTGTTTCACCGCCCCCGGCCGGTTCGCCGCCCAGGTCCGGGCCGCCGCCCCCTGGATCGCCGCGGCGCCGCTGGGCGACCACGAGGCCATGGCCCGGCTGGTCCTGCACCGCTACGACCGGGCGGCCGGCGCCCCGCTGCCTCCGGCCGCGCCCGCTGCGGGGGTTTACGTCCGGATGTGA